The sequence tcgtttgtttgttttgttgtctgagcaggtttgaccTTGAAGCACAgggatcgagatgacctacggagtgagtctcaatccagaataaaagaaaggaggaaaagaacaaaagaagatgaGCCCAAATACTGGAGCAAACAAAGTGCGGATCGCTCAAGATCTGATTGAAGTcacgagctccgccaatcccgcttcactcaatgctgcagaaataaacaagcgcctacaacttgcgagcatcaatattcagatcgaagtctacaagcagaatcagctaagactcaagatcaatttgcgaaagaattatagataggaatcttgtaactagtagtTGATAGACATAGCTAGCTTAGTTTTAATTTtcctttggtgtaataaggaggtcagtaaagcagtagtaacagcatgcaacagcagtaacatcaacATTAcagttccatggtagtcccagctaccaaaacttcccgaactacattgacctgattcctgtttagcccaggatatgtaggaaacctttgaagcaaaggttcggtcaaatctttttcaaaaaaaatgcttcacacggagcactcggatgggcaaaaatcgctcactttatctttgcatgaaaactcttcgtattttcggacaaagaggggcagctgtaagcacgtgatttttgccctatatgagaattactcccaaaaaattcaaaataaaataattttcctttgtgtgcaatttttgaatttttgtggcatttttggataattatttgtattttttttgtgcatgtttatttgttatattaataaaaaatataaaaatatgtcgcatttgcatttaatatttaattctacAGTTATGAGTAATTATGTTttattttacaaaatgaaaaaatcataaaaaatatgtatttttgcatttttagcatttaacgtccaaattgtgtgattttatcgttaattgctatttaattgtgtgttaattgttattaggagctaattagtatttttagataattttgggtttttataatttaatcttagcatttttagctttattatttaggaaattgaataaatagaaaagaacaaaaatagaagaaatcggattaggatttttcttcaaatcttAAACAAAATACCCAgccttcccctacgacccggtccatttcaaaccgggtcgacccagtccataactccaaagacccaacacccctatcttcctatctttcatttcacaaaacaaaccctaaacctaaaagaaaccatccgccccccctctttcttttcttcttcaagcttCCAAAAGACCTCTCCAATGGCTGCTTCAACCATCCATGTCCAAACGACCATCTTATTCATCGTCCTCACGACCTCCAGCTCGAACACCCAGACCACCCTCATCGTCGTTATAGACTCCCTCCGTTCGTCGCTACATCCGTCAACCGGACGAGCTCAACCTCACTATCCCAACCAGATCGTCCCCGTCATCCTTCTTCCAGTCGACAACCAATCAACCAGCCCCACGACCACCGGAGCCCCGTCGAGTAGCAGTTGTTGCTTCACGTTCTTCTCCTTTGAACACCCAAACCACTATCGTCCAGCTCCAAGCCATGAACGACCACAGTCGCGAGCTCCAGCCACTGCTCCTCCAGTCGCGAGCTCCAGCTCCACCACGCCTGAGCTTCGTCGTTCACCTCCAGCCAAACCCAGCAACATCACACGCCCAGTCCATCTCCCAAACACCAGCCATCCGAGGTCTGCTCAGTTCCGTCGAGGTTCAAGCTTTGGTCCGGTAAAGTTTTGATCGAGTCTCTTGTACGTCGACTCGGGTTGGTCATTCAATGAAAGGTTCCGTTTCTCTATTCTTAATTCCTGCTGCTTGCGCTTCCATGACAAATGTGTTAATTTGTAAATGTTTTACATAGAAATGATATTCTTGTTGCACCCCCGATCTGTTTGGATTTGTTGGATATGTTGATGAAGGTGACAGATTCGTGCTCATTTTGTTTGGAGTTTGttagtttttcatcaagtgatttaatgtcgCATGTTTATATGTTGGTCCCAAGTGTTTATTTTAGTTCGAATCATTTATCTTTGTTATAAagttgtttgatttagtttgagttCAACTGATGTTGAGTTTAGTTATTTAAATCTACTTGTTTGTCTTGTTAAGTTTGTTGATATGAATCTGACTCAGTTAGTAATTCATGAATGTTTGTTAATTTGGCAAGTTTATTATGCAGAAGttgattatttgttgttgaaatttgattagaaattaGTTATAActgctatagtttggttaattgatttagGTGGATTTGATATAGCTGataggggtagaatggtaaattgcagtattttcaggggtagaatggtaatttcagtatttattttaaaggagtcttaaaaataattaatgagtGCTCTGTCGACtaagtattaaataatatttaaataatacgtagtgggggacaagacataagttagtggggaggtgatatatttatttaatataataagGGACAAGACACAAGATAGTGGAGAATAattctttagtttaatatagtgggggacaagacacaaaaTAGTGGGGAATAATTCATTTGTTTAAGGTAGTGGGGAACAAAGCATGCAATGATGGGAATATTTCGGGgagtggttcaagacaagagtcttgttataaatagagtcattttgtGACACAAAAGGGAGGGACTTAGAGAGAGACTTTGGGGAGAGACTTGGAGgactttgaagaagaaaaaagaaagttgagagagttgactgaattttgagaaatcagaatttgagagcaaaagagaaaaacaagttgaacttttacttgaatagtttccgtttgcctttccttgagtgttattcaaaatcagtaaactactgcatcttgtatccgtctctcttctgctttgactgcgattgcattcTGGTACTGctggttttcaatctgttactgggttattctactagtcgttactggttttgctgtgttgctgaacctgtttgttgctgtgtatttacactactgctgcttccactgatcttcatcttctttccttgctttccaaataccaggtacacaaactgatataCTGGTacatcttgtaagctactcgaagcatgaatgcaaaaaaaatggaaaatatttgaagttgtagtttaatgtagtcttttctttcttttactgtctgtatttagaacattctatgcgctgcccatgtaaactctttaaacaactcactttcgaaactcgactataataactcgtgagcatgtaaataagttagaattctttttctttcgttatagagacaaacgaaatagaaaacatagtcactataggtcaatccttttaaaacaaaaatgaggcatgccttgccaaataaaaatgcaaattgcggggccctcaataattggtcataataaaatacttagaatttgggatggtccgtttagcgaatttttacggccttcctcaaagataataacgcgttagacttttaggcgcgatttttaattaaataacatTCTTCAATTctggtgcgcatttatgcgacctaaatccaaatctcaacgaaatcggaatgtattaacaaccacgggtgcattgattgcgacgtggttcgagatgcatttttatgacgttgcaattccataaaaaaaaaataataaaagcggtttaaacctaataaaagcacacaagttataacatgtattaaaatcagatatttagccattataacaatttaagcgaccgtgctagaaccacgggatccgtgggtgcctaacaccttccctcgggtcaacagaattccttacttagaatttctggttcgcatacttcatttggaaagtgaaaattttctcgatttgggattcaagataaaccggtgacttgggacaccaaaagccaaacctttccaagtggcgactctgaattaaataaataatcccatttcgaatattgtcacttaaattgaaaaaactccctctgcgcccttgcggcgcgggtgaaaaaggaggtgtaacacccaattgaattattgttatgtcagttaagcaCAGAAGAATTATTTGTGGGCCCACTTAATATGTATAACGCTTTAGTAAAGAACGCTATATACATGTATAACATTTTAGTAAAGAACCCTATATATAGCGTTTTTTGAAAAAACGCTGTACTTTACTGGACAAACGGCAGTTAAAATATagcatttttcaaaaaaaaaaaaacgctaTACATATTTTGGTCACTAAGTCTTTTTTCTACATTTTTCGTTCTTTAAGTCCAAAAGAACCATTTTTTGGTTCCAGACTCACGTATAAGAtccttttttattttgaattaaaaaaaagtcAAAGAATTTAAGTACTCCCTTGTccaatttatttgattttaagaGTCAAAGAATTTTTCTTTGACTATAATTTTTATATCTTTaagtattttaaattattaattattttgacttaaaatagtattttatgtactttttaaatatgtaaattttattttaacaaatttAAAGCTTTTATATTCGAATTCGAGGTCAAAATTAAGAAGTTTGaatctaaaatttaaattgtattaAATAAATTCGGACGGAAGGAGTAATTTCTTTGAACACTCCTCTCACTTAGTATCCTTCTTGTCTTCTCTAAGAACATGACCATTTTTATCAATAATATATCTTAATGTCAGATGGCCAATTGATATAAACAATTGTTAGCACAAAATCCAAATCACGCCTTAATTACGTAATTAAGTAACATCCTTAAGTATTCAAGCCTAACCCCAAAATTAGGCAAACACCACCTAGAgtcaacaaaagaaaaaaaaactagcaCCACAACCATTTAAGCAAAACCagcaacttttttttttctgttctttttacCAAATAGAAATTAcctaaaaaaaatgtttttggatCAAACATTTTATTTGAATATATATTGTATAAATGGAGCCTATAAAATAAGGGGGTGGTGTGGGTTGGTTTAAGTCATCAAAGTGTGCATGCTGTCCTGAAATCTCTCCCTTTCGCCAGCGAAGCATTCATCAATTTACAACCCAACATTTTTTAATATATTGTTTGTTTTTAGTGTTTTTATTATCAACATTTTCTTGTTTTAGATAGAGAAAAGATTCCCATTGTTCTAAGCTATAGAAGGAGTTTTTGACGGAGAGAACCAATTCCGTCGCCGTTTGCCGTCGCAGACAATGGTGGATATGGGTCTTTCCGGATCTGTACTTGCGGTGGTGTTTGGCTTCGTGGCAGTTTTGTGGTTTTTCATTCAGAGAAATGGTGGCCGCAAAGATAAAAATAATGACCCCGCCACCACCAGCACCACTACCACAACGGTGTATGATGGAGAATGCAGATCAAAGGACGCAAACGATGACGCTGACATCATCATCGTCGGTGCTGGCGTTGCCGGTGCCGCTCTTGCTCACACCCTTGGCAAAgtatatttctttctttctcatcctttatcaatttatatgtacatcttttttttttaacaaaagaaactaaatTGAGATTgaggagtaattagattgattgATTTATGTATCTGAAGAGCATAGTTGATGTGATTATTTATAAAAGACATGAAATTGATTTGTTAATTTGATGAAATCAGAGAAATGAAATATGACTTGATAATGGAAGCATTTGGTGTGAAGGaataaaaacaataattttttacCCTACAAGTTATGAGAAGAAAAGGGACGGTTATAGCACATAGAATCAAGTTTTACTAGCTGGTGGTGACTGCAAATAGTAAATCTTTATCTATTAAAATTTGCTGTGAAATCATAGGCTAAATATTGAAAGGAAAGAGGAAAAAATGGGATCTTTTAATGAGACTTGTGATTATGCATTTTGCACTACAGGAGGGGCGTCATGTAAAAGTGATTGAAAGAGATTTGACAGAGCCTGATCGAATTGTTGGAGAACTCCTACAACCAGGTGGCTTCCTCAAATTGCAGGAGTTGGGTTTGGAAGGTAAAGCTTCCAAATAATGTGATTTATTGTCAATTTATTCTCTTGAGGTGAAAAAAGGAAGATGTCTTTGATTTTTAGCTTGTTCTATCCTTTTCTGTTGCATTTTctcatattttttttatcttggcCTGTTGCAGATTGTGTGGAGAATATTGATGCTCAGCGAGTGTTCGGGTATGCTCTTTTCAAGGATGGCAAGAGCACTCGTCTTTCTTATCCCCTGGAGAAGTTTCATGCTGATGTATCTGGGAGGAGCTTTCACAATGGGCGTTTCATtcaaagaatgagagagaaagcTGCATCTCTTCCCAAGTATGTTCCTTCTTACCATTTTTTCTTGATAGATATACCTCCTTTCTTAATTCAATGCTATAAGGTTTTACATCTTCAAACAATTTCCTGCTGAATATATGTAGAGGATTCAAATATCTGGCCTTACTAGTTTGGGATGAAGGCGTAATTGGTTTATTGAAACAGTTTCCTGTTGAAGTATCTCTGCTTAGATTGATTAAATGCTCTGCATGTTGGCTTTGATTTTTTAACAGTGTGAAACTGGAGCAAGGCACTGTTACGTCTCTGCTAGAAGAAAACGGGACCATTAGAGGTGTTCAGTACAAAAACAAATCTGGTGAAGAGTTGAAAGCCTATGCACCATTGACCATAGTGTGCGATGGTTGTTTCTCGAATCTACGGCGTACACTTTGTGACCCAAAGGTAAGGACACTAACCAATATTTCTCTTGGGTTTGTCTTTAAAAAAGAAGATGGCGCTGGGTGATTAATTGTTCAAAAAGCTAATTTGTGAAATCTTTTGCTGTTACTTGTTGGATGAATAAGAATTACTGCACCCAAGATTGTCCTAATGAACAAAAAATTTCTATGAACATCACCGTTGTTGTCCCCTCCTTTTGTTTCTCATCAACTCACAATGACAGGTCACGTTTTGTACAGGTAGAAGTGCCTTCTTGTTTTGTTGGTCTGGTCCTGGAGAACTGCCAGCTTCCACATGCAAACCATGGACATGTCATTTTGGCTGATCCATCACCTATCCTGTTCTACCCCATAAGCAGTACTGAGGTCCGTTGCCTTGTTGATGTACCTGGTCAAAAAGTGCCTTCTATTTCAAATGGTGAAATGGCCAAATATTTGAAAAGCGTCGTCGCTCCCCAGGTAAAGAATTGGTGAAAACTTTATCCTGAATGCCATACCATGTCATCATTGTATTATACATACTTGAGCTGCATGATGTTCAATGAGATGTCCACATGGTTGTTCTAGGTGCCTCCTGAGATAAAAGATGCATTCATTGCTGCAATTGATAAAGGGAACATCAGAACAATGCCAAACCGAAGCATGCCAGCTGCTCCTCATCCAACTCCTGGTGCTCTTCTCATGGGAGATGCATTCAACATGCGCCATCCCTTGACTGGTGGAGGAATGACTGTAGCATTGTCTGATATTGTTGTATTACGTGATCTTCTTAAACCTCTTCGTGATTTGAATGATGCACCTACTCTTTGTAGATATCTGGAGTCCTTTTACACCTTGCGTAAGGTAAATATCATTTTAAATGTTTCCTCCCATAAGCAGAAGATTTGGAGCTGGTACCTATTATCTACTTAAAGAATCCCTAGTGAGTTGACTAGATCTAtgttgactagtgagtatcaagGTTCTGGAACCCAAAAACTGATGTGCCTTTGATGATTTCACCAGCTATCAATCTACATATAACGGAAGTAATGCGAAAGGCTTGGTTCATTCTAGTGTTCTAGGATTTTCAACTCTTCTCAATTCTTCTATAACTTACCTATTCTCCTGCAGCAATATGTGAGACGTAACCTAGAATATTATTTGCCTTTATAGATATTGACTTATTCTGCTTGCATATTTTATCTGCAGCCGGTGGCATCTACCATCAATACATTGGCTGGTGCATTGTATAAGGTGTTTTGTGCTTCACCTGATCAAGCTAGGAAGGAGATGCGCGATGCATGCTTTGACTATTTGAGCCTTGGTGGAGTATTCTCCACAGGACCTGTATCTTTGCTTTCTGGCTTAAACCCTCGTCCATTAAGTCTCGTTTGTCACTTCTTTGCTGTGGCTATCTATGGTGTTGGCCGCTTGCTGCTGCCTTTCCCATCACCCAAACGTATGTGGATTGGAGCCCGGCTGATCTCGGTATGTGTTAATCTTGCTTTTTTGCATTCAATATTTGCTATCTTCACACGTTTTTGTGTGACCTCATATTTTGACCATTTCACGCGATTCAAACACAGGGTGCATCTGGAATTATTTTCCCTATCATCAAGGCAGAAGGAGTGAGGCAGATGTTCTTCCCCGCTACTGTTCCTGCATATTACAGGTCTCCTCCTGAAGTGAAATTGTAACTTCGAGAAACAGAATAAGGCTAATGCCTGTGTGCCACCTCCATCGGTATTCTGGTTGTGAGTGTCTTAAAGAGTTTAGTCCAACTGTTACATATTTTTTGATgctagtttttcttttcttcccttcTCGTTTGTTCCCATGATTGATTGTATTATTAACTGGAAAGTAAATATGACTTATTCAATCATATATTGTCTCTTACTGTACGTTgatttctttttccctttttgtttttccttatatTTCTGCACTATGGGCTTAGGGTTGTGTTCACTtaattttgggagaaatttaaaaatagccagatttaaaattggtcgttcaaaaatagtcaagtttcaaaagtaatcgaaattaagccactttcatgtaaagataaatctgagagaaaacactgttcaaaacccggaaaatatgcaagtatattatattggagttccagcatgaGTATGCTtaaactccaacatattatactggagttccaggataagtatgttggaactccagcataatatgatggagttcctgcataagtatactagaactccagcataatatactggagttccaacaagtataattgtccagtataatatactggagtttggagcacagACGCttcagtctccagtatattatactggagtcagcaaagtataccggtccaacataatatgctggagtttatacacaggtgcaccgaactccagtatattatgctggaccagtctctgtttcagcaaaatagtggctatttttcatcgACTTCGTAAATGCTGGCTAtatttgaatgaccaatccgaaaactgactatatcgtgctatttttaccttAATTTTGCCAATTGTAAACCTCGTGCTCCAACAACAGCTGCGCGAATCACTAGCAAGTAAAAAGGTGTGAGGTTTAACACAATAATCGTATCTTAGGGTGTGTTTGAtataacggaaaatgttttctgtggaaaatatttttcaagaaaacaaaacaagtagtaatcttattcatttttcggtgtttggtacgcaaattaaagaaaatgacttCTCAAAAGTATTCATAAATagtttagatataataaacatgaagccataaactttcaaaccaacaatcttccgaacccacaaatttcataaactttcgaactgctaaactttcaaaaccgcgaatttcgaacccgtaaattttataatttctaaacccgtaaacttccaaacacataaacctccgaactcataattttggaacttgtaaaattttgaacctttaaaccgataaataaaaaaattaaaactaaaaaatatatttaaaaaatattttttccgggGAGGGGGGGcagtaaaacaaaaaaaacagaaatttgaaattggaattttttttttgcgGTGGGGGTAGGGTGGGTGGTAAtggaaaaactgaaatttttaaaaaaaggaaaaaaaactctTTTTTGGAGAGAGcgtggggtgggttggtgagggtggggaaggttgagaaggagttttggaaaatattttcctccaattggaggaaaatgaattcattaggaaaatgttttccaaaacatttaagccaaccaaacatgaaaaaattggaaaacatttttcggaaaatattttccttcataccaaacacacccttataGTCAGACAATTTTACTTCTCTATTTCTCCTTAAAATGGAATGGATGAAAGATACAATTTGGAACTTTATATAACGTGGTTCAGATTTCTCAGTAGATGTTCAATAGATCTACTACATGTTCACGTCTTATATTTTTCTCTTTCGAACATGGGCATTGGTGTTTGGTAACACAAATTTGAAAATCTTTTTTGATTCCACAGAAACCACTCAGATCCAATTAAAACCCCACAACGGGGCTATTTGGACTAATTGAATTATTGATTCATGAGATAAGCGGTTATCGAACATCTAAATAGAACACTTAATTTGGTAATTAGATCCAAAACAATGCCTCATGCGCATGCCACACAGATGTTCGTCTTTCATAAATCCAAGAATTCACCTCTGACTATGATATACGAATGCCCCTCACTATCTCTGTTAATCATTACTTCGATCCCGAAGGCCAACGTAATAGGACCGAAATTCTATAATGTTATCACATGCTAATGTATACAGAGCGTAGGCTTGCTTTGAGCACTCTAATTTCTTCAAAGTAATAGCACCGGAGGCACGACCTGGCCAATTAAGGCCAGGAGCGCATCGCCGACAGAAGGGACGAGACGACCGGTGCACACCTAAGGCGGATCGTCCGGCCCATCCCAAAGTCCAACTACGAGCTTTTTAACTACAACAACTTAAATATACACTATTGGAGCTGGAATTACCGCGGCTGCTGGTACCAGACTTGCCCTTCAATGGATCCTCATTAAGGGATTTAAATTGTACTCATTCCAATTACCAGACTCATAGAGTCCGGTATTATTATTTATTGTCACTAACTCACCGTGTCATTGGGTAATTTGCGCGCCTGCTGCCTTCCTTGGATGTGATAGCCGTTTCTCAGGCTCGCTCTCCGGAATCGAACCCTAATTCTTCGTCACCCGTCACCACCATGGTAGGCCACTATCCTACCATCGAAAGTTGATAGGGCAGAAATTTGAATGATGCGTCGCGGGCACGATGGTCGTGCGATCTGTCGAGTTATCATGAATCATCGGAGTAACGGGCAGAGCCCGCATCGACCTTTTATCTAATAAATGCATCCCTTCCAGAAAGTCGGGGTTTGTTGCACGTATTAGCTCTAGAATTACTACGGTTATCCGAGTAGTAGATACCATATAACAAACTATAACTGATTTAATGAGCCATTCGCAGTTTCACAGTCTGAATTTGTTCATACTTACACATGGATGGCTTAATCTTTGAGACAAGCATATGACTACTGGCAGGATCAACCAGGTAGCATTCCTCATTGACGCCAGCGTCGCATGAGCATTGCTGACCCAAAGGGCACGACCAAGTCCAAGACGAGCACAACTGTCATTCGTAATGAGCATTCTTTGGGCAGATAGGAGCCAATGAAAACCCCATGCCCATTGCGTTTACCGAATCCGAGAGTCCGAGCATACTAGTTGTGGACCAAGCCATCGCAAGGCGAAGCGAGGACGACATGGAACACAACTGCAACTTTTGGTTCACCCCGCACGTAGAACGCGATGGGTGAAAGGCAACCGATTGTGCTTGATAATGCCTTGGCATTAGGTATGCAACACAGAAAACCGACGCCGAACAAGCCTAATTTGTGCTTGTGCCATGACTGAGATGGCATGCGGGCTAGGACGTTGCTGCTCAAGCAGGGATCCAACCTAGCCACACAAGCCGAATACCACTCATCTGCCGCACGTACACTTGCCTCGCCGATACAAGCGAACAACAACCCCAACACGCGACGCGCAACCATATGTTGTTGCCGATGCCAACATTGCAAAGCCAGACAAGCCCCGCAAAGCACGAACAGGGGGTTggagcgatgccagacacaacacataacaaccgatggcaatTGGCAATCGGCAATATACTGATGGCAATCGGCAATATACTGATggcaaccgatggcaatcggcaatATACTGAGCTTCGCCCCATGCGCATGGTACCTTGCGTCGCTACTTGCCCAAAGCTCGGCGttcgttgccaaaagccatcagctgccACAAGCGATGCTAGACACAACCCACAACAACCGATGTCAATCGACAACTTACTAAGCTTCGCCCCATGCACATGGCACCTTGCGACGCTACTTGCACGACGCTTTGCCGTTCCatttccaaaagccatcaaccgccatgagcgatgtcgcctcccgatgttgcccgcaacaaccgatggcaatcgacttgtactgagcttagccccatgcgcacgacATCTTGAGGCGCTACTTGCACGACGCTCCGCTGTTCGTTTGCAAAAGCTATCAGCTGCCACaagcgatgccagacacaacccacgacaaccgatggcaatcggcaacTTACTAAGATTTGCCCCATGCGCATGGAACCTTGCAGCGCTACTTGCACGACGCTTTGCTGTTCCatttccaaaagccatcagccaccATGAGCGATGTCACCTctcgatgttgcccgcaacaaccgatggcaatcgacATGTACTGAGCTTCGCcccatgcgcatggcaccttgcggcgttACTTGCACGACGCTCCGCCGTtcattgccaaaagccatcagctgccATGAACGGTGCCAGACACAACCCACAACAACCAATGGCAATCGACAATTTACTGAGCTTCACCCCATGCGCATGTCACCTTGCGGCACTACTTGCACGACGCTTTGCCGTTCCATTGCCAAAAGTCATCAGCCGCCACAAGCGATGTTGCCTCCTGATGTTGCCTGTAACAACTGATGGCAGTCGACATGTACTGAGCTTCGCTCcctgcgcacggcaccttgcgacGCTACTTGTATGACGCTCCAACGttcgttgccaaaagccatcagctgccACGAGGGGGTGCCAGACACAAcccacaacaaccgatggcaatcgacAATTTACTGAACTTCGCcccatgcgcatggcaccttgcaGCGCTACTTGCATGACGCTTTGTCGTTccattgccaaaagccatcaaccgccacgagcgatgtcgcccgCAACACCCGATGCCAATCGACATGTACTGAGCTTCGCCTCATGCACACGACACCTCGTGACGCTACTTGCACGACGCTCCGCCATTTGTTGCCAAAAGTCATCAGCTGCCACGAGCGATGCTAGACACAAcccacaacaaccgatggcaatcgacAACTTACTAAGCTTCGCCCCATGCGCAATGCGCATGGGTTGTTTTGGATCTAATTACCAAATTAAGTGTAACCATTTTAAGCAAAATATAAAGTTAGTATAAATCATATTTGTTCAAAACATAGAAGTCCTTATATAGGTACATATGGAGTAACATATAATAAATTATCATAAACTTATACATTAAATATTAGGAGGTTATGAATATGAAAGGCATGGGAGTTATTGAGATTATTAAAAATATAGGTTATGAAGTTAAAAAGGTGTGAGTTAAGAAAAtagaatttttaatataaaatgaatgaaaaaaatgatggaaaacccaaaaaaaggagaaaaaagataaatatgttTCTTGGCTTAAGAGAGGTGCCACCTCACATTCCTATTGCCCACTtatatatatctatctatactatattaaaagcatgaacttcctaatttaaaagttaaaattacctaaataccctctaaataatttaattattatttttagttaaaaaagaatagaaaagaaaatgtCGTGCAATAACACCCCAACGAATGGATGTGTCCTTTGATATTTA is a genomic window of Nicotiana tabacum cultivar K326 chromosome 16, ASM71507v2, whole genome shotgun sequence containing:
- the LOC107828762 gene encoding squalene monooxygenase SE1, with protein sequence MVDMGLSGSVLAVVFGFVAVLWFFIQRNGGRKDKNNDPATTSTTTTTVYDGECRSKDANDDADIIIVGAGVAGAALAHTLGKEGRHVKVIERDLTEPDRIVGELLQPGGFLKLQELGLEDCVENIDAQRVFGYALFKDGKSTRLSYPLEKFHADVSGRSFHNGRFIQRMREKAASLPNVKLEQGTVTSLLEENGTIRGVQYKNKSGEELKAYAPLTIVCDGCFSNLRRTLCDPKVEVPSCFVGLVLENCQLPHANHGHVILADPSPILFYPISSTEVRCLVDVPGQKVPSISNGEMAKYLKSVVAPQVPPEIKDAFIAAIDKGNIRTMPNRSMPAAPHPTPGALLMGDAFNMRHPLTGGGMTVALSDIVVLRDLLKPLRDLNDAPTLCRYLESFYTLRKPVASTINTLAGALYKVFCASPDQARKEMRDACFDYLSLGGVFSTGPVSLLSGLNPRPLSLVCHFFAVAIYGVGRLLLPFPSPKRMWIGARLISGASGIIFPIIKAEGVRQMFFPATVPAYYRSPPEVKL